Proteins from a genomic interval of Pseudomonas asplenii:
- a CDS encoding YebC/PmpR family DNA-binding transcriptional regulator, translating to MGAQWKVKHKEAAANAKGKLFGKLVKEITIAARNGADISTNAHLRLVVEQAKKASMPRDTLERAIKKGSGQLGETVQYHRVTYEGFAPHQVPLIVECVTDNINRTVAEIRVAFRKGQLGASGSVSWDFNHVGLIEASPDSPDADPEMAAIEAGAQDFEPAEEGATLFITETTDLDAVQKALPEQGFTVLSAKLGYQSKNPVSGLSDEQMAEVEAFLEGLDNHDDVQDMFVGLAG from the coding sequence ATGGGCGCACAGTGGAAGGTTAAACACAAAGAGGCGGCAGCCAACGCCAAGGGCAAGCTGTTCGGCAAGCTGGTCAAGGAAATCACCATCGCTGCGCGCAATGGTGCGGACATCTCCACCAACGCACACCTGCGTCTGGTGGTCGAGCAGGCGAAAAAGGCCTCGATGCCTCGCGATACCCTGGAGCGCGCCATCAAGAAAGGTTCCGGCCAATTGGGCGAAACCGTGCAGTACCACCGTGTGACCTATGAAGGTTTTGCTCCCCACCAGGTACCGCTGATTGTCGAGTGCGTCACCGACAACATCAACCGCACCGTGGCGGAAATCCGCGTGGCCTTCCGCAAGGGCCAACTCGGCGCTTCCGGTTCGGTGTCCTGGGACTTCAACCACGTCGGCCTGATCGAAGCTTCGCCGGACAGCCCGGATGCCGATCCGGAAATGGCGGCCATCGAGGCCGGCGCACAGGATTTCGAACCGGCCGAAGAGGGCGCGACCCTGTTCATCACCGAGACCACCGACCTGGATGCCGTGCAGAAAGCCTTGCCGGAGCAGGGTTTCACCGTACTGTCGGCCAAGCTCGGCTACCAGTCGAAGAACCCGGTCAGTGGCCTGAGCGACGAGCAGATGGCGGAAGTCGAAGCCTTCCTCGAAGGCCTGGACAACCATGACGACGTGCAGGATATGTTCGTCGGCCTGGCGGGCTGA
- the phnX gene encoding phosphonoacetaldehyde hydrolase — protein MNYTPPTRLQAAILDWAGTVVDFGSFAPTQIFVEAFAEFAVHVSIEEARGPMGMGKWDHIRSLCNQPPIAERYRQVFGRTPSDADVTAIYQRFMPLQIEKIAEHSALIPGALDTIAELRRLGLKIGSCSGYPAQVMTKVVELAASNGYIADHVVATDEVPNGRPWPAQALANVIALGIDDVAACVKVDDTVPGILEGRRAGMWTVALVCSGNALGLDYATYQALDSARLTSERQRIHALFEGSRPHYLIDTLNELPQVIAAINQRLANGEMPQGC, from the coding sequence ATGAACTACACCCCACCGACCCGACTGCAAGCAGCCATCCTCGACTGGGCCGGCACCGTCGTCGACTTCGGCTCGTTCGCGCCGACCCAGATCTTCGTCGAGGCCTTCGCCGAGTTCGCCGTGCACGTCTCCATCGAAGAAGCGCGGGGGCCGATGGGCATGGGCAAGTGGGATCACATCCGCAGTCTGTGCAACCAGCCGCCGATCGCCGAACGTTATCGCCAGGTGTTCGGACGCACGCCCAGCGATGCGGATGTGACCGCAATCTACCAGCGCTTCATGCCGTTGCAGATCGAAAAGATCGCCGAACATTCGGCGCTGATTCCTGGCGCCCTCGACACCATCGCCGAACTGCGGCGCCTGGGCCTGAAGATCGGCTCGTGTTCCGGCTACCCGGCCCAGGTGATGACCAAGGTCGTCGAGTTGGCCGCCAGCAACGGCTACATCGCGGACCATGTGGTCGCCACCGACGAGGTGCCCAATGGCCGCCCGTGGCCGGCCCAGGCGCTGGCGAACGTGATCGCCCTGGGCATCGACGATGTCGCGGCGTGCGTGAAGGTCGACGATACGGTACCGGGGATTCTCGAAGGTCGCCGGGCCGGGATGTGGACGGTGGCCCTGGTCTGCTCCGGCAATGCCCTGGGACTCGATTATGCAACCTACCAGGCACTGGACAGCGCCCGCCTGACGAGCGAGCGCCAACGCATCCACGCCCTGTTCGAAGGCTCGCGCCCACATTACCTGATCGATACCCTCAACGAGTTGCCGCAGGTGATTGCGGCGATCAATCAGCGCCTGGCGAACGGGGAAATGCCACAGGGCTGTTGA
- a CDS encoding 2-aminoethylphosphonate--pyruvate transaminase, translating into MSTAAPILLTPGPLTTSARTRQALLQDWGSWDERFNRLTASVCERLLTIVNGAESHHCVPLQGSGTFAVEAAIGTLVPRDGKVLVLINGAYGKRLAAICAVLGRTFCTLETAEDQPCDAAEVEQRLLADPAISHVALIHCETGTGLLNPLEPIAEVVARHGKRLIIDAMSSFGALPIDARRVPFEALIAASGKCLEGVPGMGFVLAHKASLAAAAGNSHSLAMDLHDQQAYLARTGQWRFTPPTHVVAALHEALLQYQEQGGQPARHRRYTDNCQVLLDELARLGLRSFLPAAIQAPIIVTVHAPQDPRYDFKTLYERVKAKGFILYPGKLTEVDTFRVGCIGDVSRHDLQAAARAIGEALNEMDVTPLQIPGVATPTMNTHLRA; encoded by the coding sequence ATGAGTACCGCCGCTCCCATCCTGCTCACCCCCGGTCCGCTCACCACCTCGGCCCGCACCCGCCAGGCGTTGCTGCAGGACTGGGGCTCATGGGACGAGCGTTTCAACCGACTCACCGCCAGCGTCTGCGAGCGCTTGCTGACCATCGTCAACGGCGCCGAGAGCCATCATTGCGTGCCCTTGCAAGGCAGCGGGACCTTTGCCGTAGAGGCGGCCATCGGCACGCTGGTGCCTCGCGACGGCAAGGTTCTGGTGCTGATCAATGGCGCCTATGGCAAGCGCCTGGCGGCCATCTGCGCGGTGCTCGGCCGAACTTTCTGCACCCTGGAAACCGCCGAGGATCAGCCGTGCGATGCGGCCGAAGTCGAACAGCGGCTGCTCGCCGATCCGGCGATCAGTCATGTCGCGCTGATCCATTGCGAAACCGGCACCGGCCTCCTCAACCCGCTGGAGCCGATCGCCGAGGTCGTCGCCCGCCACGGCAAACGCCTGATCATCGACGCCATGAGTTCCTTCGGCGCCCTGCCCATCGACGCGCGACGGGTGCCGTTCGAGGCACTGATCGCCGCTTCGGGCAAATGCCTGGAAGGCGTGCCGGGCATGGGTTTCGTATTAGCCCACAAAGCCAGCCTGGCAGCGGCCGCGGGCAATTCGCATTCACTGGCGATGGACTTGCATGACCAGCAGGCCTACCTGGCCCGGACCGGCCAGTGGCGCTTCACGCCACCGACCCATGTGGTCGCCGCCCTGCATGAAGCGCTGCTGCAATATCAGGAGCAAGGCGGCCAGCCGGCCCGTCATCGACGTTACACCGACAACTGCCAGGTGCTACTCGATGAGTTGGCCAGGCTCGGCCTGCGCAGCTTTCTGCCAGCGGCCATCCAGGCGCCGATCATCGTCACAGTACATGCGCCGCAAGACCCGCGCTACGACTTCAAGACGCTCTATGAGCGGGTCAAGGCCAAGGGTTTTATTCTCTATCCGGGCAAGTTGACCGAGGTCGACACCTTCCGTGTCGGCTGCATTGGCGACGTCAGCCGCCACGACCTGCAAGCCGCAGCCCGGGCAATCGGCGAGGCGCTGAATGAAATGGACGTAACGCCCCTGCAAATTCCGGGCGTTGCCACGCCCACCATGAACACCCACTTGCGTGCCTGA
- a CDS encoding LysR substrate-binding domain-containing protein: MNLFQLRAFDAVAREGSFTRAAARLFISQPAVTGHIKALEEHYQVTLLRRTARRVELTEQGTRLAAITRAMFGLAEEARVMLEANRQLLTGRLEVAADGPHRVMPMLARLRERYPGVTVNLRLGNAQETLAALLAEHADVAVLTEVEPRKGLHLHALSESRICVLVPAGHPWQDEPEGIALQRLDQRIMVLREPSSVTRRTFDQACGLAGVNPRVLLELDSREAVTEAVAADLGLGIVSSEEVSPDPRVRAVPLIGNGLHNRHMVGCLERRAELRLIQAFLGLLA; the protein is encoded by the coding sequence ATGAACCTGTTCCAACTCCGCGCATTCGACGCCGTGGCCCGCGAGGGCAGTTTTACCCGCGCTGCCGCTCGCCTGTTCATCAGCCAGCCGGCGGTGACCGGGCATATCAAGGCCCTCGAGGAGCATTATCAGGTCACGTTGTTGCGCCGTACCGCGCGGCGGGTGGAGTTGACGGAGCAGGGCACCCGGCTGGCGGCGATCACCCGGGCCATGTTCGGGCTGGCCGAAGAGGCGCGGGTCATGCTCGAGGCCAACCGCCAGTTACTGACCGGACGCCTGGAGGTCGCAGCGGACGGGCCGCATCGGGTCATGCCGATGCTCGCCCGGCTGCGCGAGCGTTATCCTGGGGTCACGGTCAACCTGCGGCTCGGCAATGCTCAGGAAACCCTCGCGGCGCTGCTGGCCGAGCATGCCGATGTCGCCGTGCTGACCGAGGTCGAGCCGCGCAAGGGCCTGCATCTGCACGCCTTGAGCGAGTCGCGGATCTGCGTTCTGGTGCCGGCGGGTCATCCCTGGCAGGACGAGCCCGAGGGCATCGCACTGCAACGCCTGGATCAGAGAATCATGGTGTTGCGCGAGCCGTCGTCGGTCACCCGCCGGACGTTCGATCAGGCCTGCGGTCTGGCTGGGGTCAATCCGCGGGTATTGCTGGAACTGGACAGTCGCGAAGCGGTGACCGAAGCGGTGGCTGCCGACCTGGGGTTGGGCATCGTTTCATCCGAGGAGGTCAGCCCTGATCCACGCGTTCGTGCCGTACCGCTGATCGGCAACGGATTGCACAACCGGCATATGGTCGGTTGTCTGGAGCGGCGTGCCGAGTTGCGCCTGATCCAGGCATTCCTAGGGTTGCTGGCGTGA
- a CDS encoding type VI secretion system Vgr family protein, translating into MTQDKARQLSLTLASLSAPLHVIRFSGREALNQSYRFEVELLGEDPGLDLQSLLEQPAFLGFGPATEGVHGLIHEISSSYLTPNLCHYQVVLGPRLTLLERSARRRAFYDLSVPEILERLLASHGLGPADYRFELDQGTYPPRPHCQQHEQNDLQWLNRLCEEEGIHYHFEHSPRQHVLVFAEDPQAFPEHPGLLRYCDTPRSGQPAIDQLHERHAMPSHVDHPPPTRTGCPPWPVQARNASAENDGAANQAGLYGLHSTSIDHRQRHELQCSRRALERLRCESRQIQGRSNLGELHCADVRFLSDHPRQALNDQWLITEVQHWGEQRAQGERLDELPHDRQQDASLGSRGYYNHFKAIPWATPFRPALRQARPRQTGYQLGTVLGPPGQSARPDAQGRLPIQLQGALHSADTAPGCWIPLGVAEGKAPQVGSQVLIECVDHDPEQLVICGFLDNRNVDVPPTLQAQVEQPAALQPASECAMPDAEEIPGELYLYEQPQKSTHCLGNSVWYIVRMPRPGLKELARLGRDDILLEGRSNARGMAVLSPYQRHRLALELADTPEQLWLLYPGQCLAVHEYIRQRWSPAQRRAFLQASLNNSADGCPGELNSVYEWLIKPSAPR; encoded by the coding sequence ATGACTCAGGACAAGGCACGACAGCTCTCATTGACCCTCGCTTCCCTCTCCGCGCCCCTGCACGTCATTCGCTTCAGTGGGCGCGAGGCCCTGAACCAGTCCTACCGCTTCGAAGTCGAGCTGCTGGGCGAAGATCCCGGACTGGACCTGCAGTCGCTGCTGGAACAGCCGGCGTTTCTCGGTTTCGGGCCAGCGACGGAAGGGGTTCATGGACTCATCCATGAAATCAGCAGCAGTTACCTCACACCGAACCTGTGTCACTACCAGGTGGTGCTGGGCCCCCGCCTGACACTGCTCGAACGCAGCGCCAGGCGTCGGGCGTTCTACGACCTGAGCGTCCCGGAAATCCTCGAACGACTGCTCGCCAGCCATGGTCTGGGCCCCGCCGACTACCGCTTCGAACTCGACCAGGGCACCTACCCGCCCCGCCCGCATTGTCAGCAGCATGAGCAGAATGATCTGCAATGGTTGAACCGGCTCTGCGAAGAAGAAGGCATCCACTATCACTTCGAGCACAGCCCCCGGCAGCACGTTCTGGTGTTCGCCGAAGACCCCCAGGCCTTCCCTGAACACCCGGGCCTGCTGCGCTATTGCGACACCCCGCGAAGCGGACAGCCGGCCATCGACCAACTGCACGAACGGCACGCCATGCCGAGCCACGTCGACCACCCGCCACCGACCCGCACGGGCTGCCCGCCCTGGCCGGTACAGGCTCGCAACGCCTCTGCCGAAAACGATGGCGCGGCCAATCAGGCCGGACTCTACGGGTTGCACTCAACGAGCATCGACCACCGGCAACGCCACGAACTGCAATGCAGCCGACGGGCACTGGAGCGCCTGCGCTGCGAAAGCCGGCAGATCCAGGGGCGCAGCAATCTCGGCGAACTGCACTGTGCCGACGTGCGCTTTCTGAGCGACCATCCGCGTCAGGCGCTCAATGACCAATGGTTGATCACCGAAGTCCAGCACTGGGGCGAACAACGCGCACAGGGCGAGCGGCTGGACGAGTTGCCCCATGACCGGCAACAGGACGCCAGCCTCGGGTCCCGGGGCTATTACAATCACTTCAAGGCGATTCCCTGGGCCACACCGTTTCGCCCGGCCTTGCGCCAGGCTCGGCCCAGGCAAACCGGCTATCAATTGGGTACGGTCCTCGGTCCTCCCGGACAATCGGCTCGGCCCGATGCCCAGGGGCGGCTGCCGATCCAACTGCAAGGGGCCCTGCACTCGGCAGACACAGCTCCCGGCTGCTGGATTCCACTGGGTGTGGCCGAGGGCAAGGCGCCCCAGGTCGGCAGCCAGGTGTTGATCGAGTGTGTCGACCACGACCCCGAACAGTTGGTGATCTGCGGCTTCCTCGACAACCGGAACGTCGACGTTCCGCCCACACTCCAGGCGCAAGTCGAGCAGCCAGCGGCGCTCCAGCCCGCCAGCGAGTGCGCGATGCCTGATGCAGAGGAAATCCCCGGGGAACTCTATCTATACGAACAACCGCAGAAGTCCACCCATTGTCTGGGCAACAGCGTCTGGTACATCGTGCGCATGCCCCGCCCGGGACTCAAGGAACTGGCCCGGCTGGGGCGCGACGACATCCTGCTCGAAGGTCGCAGCAACGCACGGGGCATGGCCGTGCTGAGTCCCTATCAACGACATCGCCTGGCGCTGGAACTCGCCGACACCCCCGAGCAGCTCTGGTTGCTCTACCCCGGCCAATGCCTGGCCGTGCATGAATACATCCGCCAGCGCTGGAGCCCCGCACAGCGCCGGGCCTTTCTCCAGGCGAGCCTCAATAACAGCGCCGACGGCTGCCCCGGCGAATTGAACAGCGTCTACGAATGGCTGATCAAACCTTCGGCCCCCCGCTGA